TCTTTGCCGGTATAAATTTTGACTACTCCCTCCATTTCTGAGGCACTGGAAATATCTACACTTTTGATATTGGCATGGGCAAAAGGGCTTCTTACAAAATAAGCAAAGGTCATTTGGGGCAAAACAATATCATCGGTATATCTACCTTTGCCCGTAATGAACCTTTTGTCTTCGACACGTTTAACCGAAGTTCCTATAAGGGTCATATTTGTTTGTTTTAGAAAGTTTAGAAAAAATGGTGTGATGCAAGGATTGTAGTAATAGTATTATGGTTATGCACTAATTTTCATAATTATATTACTTTACAATCCCACAGTTCTGTAGTTTTACAATTCTGCGGTCATCTTTTTAGCAGCATATTGAACTGACTTTACAATGTTGTGATAACCTGTACATCTACAAAAATTACCTTCGAGAGCTTCTCGAATTTCATGTTCACTAGGGTTTGCATTGTTGGAAAGTAAATCGGCAGAGGTCATAATCATTCCTGGCGTACAAAAACCACATTGCAGCCCATGTTCCTGATGGAAGCCTTCTTGAAGTGGGTGCAACGTACCATTGGTCGCCATACCTTCAATGGTTTTGACAGACCTACCGTTGGCTTGAACGGCAAGCATGGTACAAGATTTCAAGGCTTTGCCATCCAATAAAACAGTGCAAGCGCCGCAACTACTTGTATCGCAGCCAATATGCGTGCCTGTTAGCATGAGTTCGTCTCGAAGAAACTGAACCAACAACATCCGAGGTTCTACACTTCGGGTATAATTTTTACCATTTACGGTAAGGGAAACTTCAATCTGCATATACTATTAGATTTTTAGGTTTGGTGAGAAAATTTCTTTAAAAATAGGTTATTTGCTAAAAAAAAACAATTTTTACTTGCTAAAAACCAATAAAAAATACCATTCCGTCTTGAAACAACTATTTAATCAAAAAAAGATTTTTATTTTCGATGCTTTTGGCACACTCTTCAAAACGAGTAGCTTTGAAACTGAACTCGAAAAACTTGTTGGTAGCAAATCCTTTGATTTGATTGCTCTGTGGCGCAGAAAACAATTGGAGTACACTTGGCTGTATAATCAAATGCAACAATACATTCCTTTTGATGAAATTACCAAACTTGCTTTGGAGTTTAGTATGCGACACCACAAGATTGAAGATGAAATGGTAAGAAATTTATTATTACCGATTTATGATTGTTCAAATCTGATTGAAGGAACGCTTGAAGCATTGTCTTTTTTGAAAAAGGAAGGGAAAACAGTGGTGATTCTCTCCAATGGCACACCGACTATGCTGCAAAATGGCATTGAAGCGAATGGAATTACCCATTTTATTGACCATTTTTTCTCAGTAGATTCTCTTCAAATTTACAAACCTCATCCATCGGTTTATCAGATGGCATTGGACGAATTGAAAGTAGGGTTTGCAGATTGTTTGTTTTTCTCTTCTAATCAATGGGATGTCGCAGGTGCAAGCACTTTCGGTTTGGATTCGGTCTGGGTGAATCAATATGGAGAGGTTAAAGAGAATTTACCGTATGGCAGGGTTTGGGAGATTGAAGGATTAAAGGTATTGGTATGATTCACTTAACTTTTAGTCAATTGTATAAGTAATAAATATATTTTAATTCGTTAATTTGATATTCAACTATATTGTAGAAGTAACGAGTGACAGTTTCCGCCCTGTGTTGATGACGGCTATGGTGATTGGAAAAGGGATGCAAGAGAATGTGCTTTTGTAAATGGGTGATAGGATTGAAATAAAGGAATAGAGAGGTTTTTGGAATTTAGATTTGGATACAAAAAAAAATACCGACTTTCTGGAGATGGGGGGGAATTTATCTTGTGTTGTTGTCGCTTCAATGGAGTGGGAGTGAGTAGAACTCTTGCCAACAATTTCCAATTTTGGCAAGGGTTGTAATGAGGGTAAACCTATTTTATTTTCAAAGCATCTGTTCAGGCACTTGATTCCCCAATAAAAAAGCTCCTACTGTTCTGTAATTTCCAGTCGAAACCATTCCGTGTTGGGCTACGACTTTTATATCCCGCATCAATTCCTCTAATTTATGATTTTCCCAAATTGCCGAACCACCTGCCAAGCGATAAGCACCACTGACCACTTGTTCCGCCAATTGCAGAGAATGACAAGCAGCCAATCGTATTTTTGCTTTGGAATCAATACTGCACAATCCTTGCTTTGTCTCCAATTCTGCTTCTGCAATCGTATTTTGAAAAAGAGCTATTGCAGCCCAATAAGTACCTTGTAACTTTGCAAATTCTACTTGGATTGTTTCCCTTTGTGCTAATTTTTTGCCTTGACCAAAAGGGCTTTTCACCTGCGCCAAAGTGTTGATTTCCTGCAATGCACGTTTTGCCAAACCCAAACCTACTGATGATACCGCCAAAGAAAGCGCCCCTAAAAAAGAAAAGCGGTACAAAGGTGCATTTATCGTAGGCGTTTCTAATGGAAAAGGACTCCATCGGTTGTTGGGAATGAATACATTTTTTGCGCTGTAATCAATACTGTGTGTACCTTTTAAGCCCAAAACCCGCCAATTGTCGTGCATCTTGATCTCATCGGCTTGAAAAAAAACAAGGGCAGTTCCTACCATTTTTTCGTTTTCCTTCAACAGCACGCCTCCCACAATATGACTGCAATGTGTAATGCCTGAACCCCAAGACCATTTGCCATTCACCTCCAATCCCCCCTCTACTTTTCGGGCAATTCCTGCTGGGCCTGCAAAACCTCCAATCATTGCCTGCTTGTCTCCAAAAAGTTGTGTAGCCATTGAAGGTGGTAAGTAACCTGAAAACAAAGAAGAACAGCTTGTTACACCGATTACCCAAGCCAATGAAGCGTTGTGATAAGCAATGGATTGTAGCATTTGGCTTATTTCTGAAATACTTGCCTGTTCACCACCATACTCTTTGGCAGCCCATTTTTTGACAAGTCCTAAATCTTTGACTATCTGTATGATGTCTTTGGGGATATTTCGCAGAGATTCGATTTCAGTTTTTCTGTTTTCAGCTTCCTGGGCAATAGAAATAATAGGATCAATTGACATTCGAGTTTGTTTTTGGAGAAAGAAAGTTCACTGCCCAAAATACATTTTCTCAATCATTCTTCAATGCTGCCCTCAAAAAATCCTTCAAAATTTCTACTTGCTCATGCCCGAGTTTCTCACCATATCTACTGGTCAAATAGGCAGAGGACATTAGCACAAAAGCAATAGGCAGCCCAAACAAGGCGATTGAAAACTCCCCCAAAGACCATTTGGACAAACCATACAGGCTGACCATCAAACCAATGATGCCAATGACCGCATAAATGAATAAAAACAGCGTCCAAACTGCAGGTCGAGGTCCGATTATTCCACGAACCAAGCTGCCCTTTTCTTTTTCCTCGTCTTCTTCTACTTCAAGGTGTAGTTGAGGTGACCAATAATGTCTGTCTTTAATGGGAATATCCAAGATAACATGGTGTGTAACTACACTTCCTTTGCAGGGAGCATTGTCCTCATTTAGTTTGAGTTGTATTTTTTCAAGAATACGCTCAACTGAGTAAGGGACATTGAATGAAAATCGAGGACGAAGGTGAAGTTCATCTGGATTGAACGGATAATCAAGCATATTTCTATGTGTTTTTGGACTTGGAAATAAGCAGGATGGCACTACAATATAAACAAAAACTGAAAGTTAAAAAACAAAGCTTATGAGATGGCGATATCAATTTACCTTTTTTGGGCAAAATGAACCCAATGCTGAAAAGTTTGTATATTCGGACATTGGACAGATAAATGGCTTACTATTTGATGAATAAAGACTGTGTGTGATAAAACTACTGAATGAAT
The Chitinophagales bacterium genome window above contains:
- a CDS encoding haloacid dehalogenase type II, which codes for MKQLFNQKKIFIFDAFGTLFKTSSFETELEKLVGSKSFDLIALWRRKQLEYTWLYNQMQQYIPFDEITKLALEFSMRHHKIEDEMVRNLLLPIYDCSNLIEGTLEALSFLKKEGKTVVILSNGTPTMLQNGIEANGITHFIDHFFSVDSLQIYKPHPSVYQMALDELKVGFADCLFFSSNQWDVAGASTFGLDSVWVNQYGEVKENLPYGRVWEIEGLKVLV
- a CDS encoding acyl-CoA dehydrogenase family protein, with protein sequence MSIDPIISIAQEAENRKTEIESLRNIPKDIIQIVKDLGLVKKWAAKEYGGEQASISEISQMLQSIAYHNASLAWVIGVTSCSSLFSGYLPPSMATQLFGDKQAMIGGFAGPAGIARKVEGGLEVNGKWSWGSGITHCSHIVGGVLLKENEKMVGTALVFFQADEIKMHDNWRVLGLKGTHSIDYSAKNVFIPNNRWSPFPLETPTINAPLYRFSFLGALSLAVSSVGLGLAKRALQEINTLAQVKSPFGQGKKLAQRETIQVEFAKLQGTYWAAIALFQNTIAEAELETKQGLCSIDSKAKIRLAACHSLQLAEQVVSGAYRLAGGSAIWENHKLEELMRDIKVVAQHGMVSTGNYRTVGAFLLGNQVPEQML
- a CDS encoding (2Fe-2S)-binding protein: MQIEVSLTVNGKNYTRSVEPRMLLVQFLRDELMLTGTHIGCDTSSCGACTVLLDGKALKSCTMLAVQANGRSVKTIEGMATNGTLHPLQEGFHQEHGLQCGFCTPGMIMTSADLLSNNANPSEHEIREALEGNFCRCTGYHNIVKSVQYAAKKMTAEL